Below is a genomic region from Medicago truncatula cultivar Jemalong A17 chromosome 3, MtrunA17r5.0-ANR, whole genome shotgun sequence.
tgatgttgttatactgtgatataattgtatatgcattacttgaattatatgtgaataattgagacgttgttgacttgcatttgatattattatgtcatgctgtttttgtatactgttgtgttgctgttgttatttaactaaagctgcatgagtcggtctaagttgattaagatgatgaagttccaaattattggattatataagaggttgtcgatttaagatgttaagaggtcgagtccatgcattagcatttcattgttgggggcttgatgccctggagcctttgctcaattaagttgagggcttgatgccctgggagcctttttacgctcaaataaagttgagggcttgatgccctgggagcctatttacgctcaaagattggtaccacatgcatgattagaagattaagttgcatagtcaagaggttaagttgtcaagttgtcgagttgttaagttgttaaatcatgaaattgtttaaagctgtgatactttatatgaactattaaagaagtgaattatgatatattattatctatgatgaatattatgatgattacatgatgttgtctatgagttgttaaatatgattgatgatgcttatgttgttaaatgtaattgatgaattatatgcttaatattattgtttgtgaaatctcaccccttctgtttgcccaccatgggtaactaacaggtaaccaagaatagttgatgtcgtgtgaactttccttctcgtgtgtcttaggtgctctgatacgtaacgggatgggaactttgttattgcttttctattccttacgtattgtttttgaagatttatgactatgtttttagattggatttttatgagacatttatgaagaggccttcgtgccaaagactgttttagttattaaaataaattccgctgcgaagtattaaagatcttgtatttgaattttaaaggataaatagttatttattcagtttatgattttaagaaaagaatgtgacattccgtttatgttgaaaaactctgattatttatgcgaaatttttatgttgggaaaacggggtgttacaattggtatcagagcatgtcggtccgtccggccaagtagttgagtcgtgtcaagtcgtgtgacagttgaaatactgtcttatgttgtcttgattgttgttgtgttttctgactaatggttatgtttattatgtgatcatgtttgattgactaactttgatgtggcttacatgttttgtttgaagtttctatttggctatgtttggtttaagatgtttaggcaataattgaattcctttcttgtgtgctttgaatttcgaggacgaaattcttttaaggggggtggagttgtaacgccctctttgaattattagatttatttcattatttaattgagtctaaaatttattaagaagagtttaaaatatatttatttgattatgtgatttattaagtggcttatgttgttatttaatagattaagatttgaaaatagaaataagattgagttgagagtttgttatgagattttagagagttttgggggagaaagagaaataagataaaatagaaaaagggttataaataggagaaacctaatttagaaaaaacataacgtacgatcaattttggagaaaagggagaaaaagccgagaggagggggaagacctaggagtgctgcgattttcatctataaggtaagggtgggactaacattcaataatcttaagtcatcgattctgaaaattggatttaacatgttgtaggttttagtttttgagaatttgggaattaaggttaaaagtggttaattgatgattttctaaaataatgtttttggtcaagttttatatggttttgagtctcttttgatgtatataaatgtttagacaaactttgggatcaaatttgggcaaagggaagttaaaattgggattttggggtgaaaagtgtgtttttcccgagttgctctctgacagcatgtcctgtttcatgttcttgcatctttttcacacgtttctgttttgaattagcctttggtgtaaacatgaaagttgtagataattgtgttagctttccagtggcgtcggtttgacttaaaaatgaattttggtttatgagttaaggtcaaattactgcacataggtcacagtgaatttttatgaatttcagcacaactttgtccgaatttgaaatgaaaactggtattgattggtacagaattggtcataggtgtaaacacgaaagttttaggtatgaatgttagctttctaatgccgttagtttgacttcaaaaggatttatagaacttgagttatagtcaaattactgcacgtaggtaaCAGTGAATAATtgtatatgattgatgaattagtatatgaatgtatatgttgtgaatacgatattgtccatgattgatgaagtgttatatgtatatatgatgttttaagatgttgattattatttgatgttgttatactgtgatataattgtatatgcattacttgaattatatgtgaataattgagacgttgttgacttgcatttgatattattatgtcatgctgtttttgtatactgttgtgttgctgttgttatttaactaaagctgcatgagtcggtctaagttgattaagatgatgaagttccaaattattggattatataagaggttgtcgatttaagatgttaagaggtcgagtccatgcattagcatttcattgttggggcttgatgccctggagcctttgctcaattaagttgagggcttgatgccctgggagcctttttacgctcaaataaagttgagggcttgatgccctgggagcctatttacgctcaaagattggtaccacatgcatgattagaagattaagttgcatagtcaagaggttaagttgtcaagttgtcgagttgttaagttgttaaatcatgaaattgtttaaagctgtgatactttatatgaactattaaagaagtgaattatgatatattattatctatgatgaatattatgatgattacatgatgttgtctatgagttgttaaatatgattgatgatgcttatgttgttaaatgtaattgatgaattatatgcttaatattattgtttgtgaaatctcaccccttctgtttgcccaccatgggtaactaacaggtaaccaagaatagttgatgtcgtgtgaactttccttctcgtgtgtcttaggtgctctgatacgtaacgggatgggaactttgttattgcttttctattccttacgtattgtttttgaagatttatgactatgtttttagattggatttttatgagacatttatgaagaggccttcgtgccaaagactgttttagttattaaaataaattccgctgcgaagtattaaagatcttgtatttgaattttaaaggataaatagttatttattcagtttatgattttaagaaaagaatgtgacattccgtttatgttgaaaaactctgattatttatgcgaaatttttatgttgggaaaacggggtgttacatagtCCCATACCTACAAGGCCTCAGGATCCTCTCATTTCGGCGTGATTCGGTTCCTCTAGAAGCTGTCGAGAccgctcattgtcgtgccttgtgcaccggcgacACTCCCCGCCCTCGTCAGCATTGGGTGTtacaaacaatataacaaaaaaatataatctaattttttttaatgacaccaacaatctttattatagaaaaagttgtttaaaggtataattggGATTATGAAAAGGTAAGTATAAATATAGACATCTAATTGTTAcacttttttaatgaaaaagggaaaaacgaaacatatatatatatatatattcatagcgtgtttgttacatttttttaatatttcaaattattcttatctatttgttatatgtgttaattgtattgaaaattgagagtatatttggaaagagaaaaaagtcAGAAGCtgggttattttctttatatatagtatagatatagtATAGATTCATAGATATCAATTTCTACAGTTTTAGCCTATGTAGATTGTGATAAGATTTCGAATCCAATTAAGTTTCGTATGTTTCCTTCATTCATATCCAATAGtttgtttcactttttttttgtttcattttgaaCTTATCTGATTCGTTTGGTACTTGCGCTGATCTCtgagttgtttaatttttaagtttactTAACTCTTAAGTTTCTCCAGATTAATCATGAACTCTCCCTATAAAAGGAGAGCTCACCTAGTTCATTCGATGCACCGAGAAGTATTCTGAAACTTCAAATACTTTTCTTCTCTCTCCCCCAATATCATAGACTTTTTTTCGATATAATGTCCTTTTGAAAATAAGAATGGTCTAGCATAGTCCCTTTGATATTTTATGTCCATTTGGAATAAACAATATTTTCAGATCGTAGTGTCATATTGACATTTGAAGATGTTAaaagttagaatggtggtaacaccatatttgagtggtcacATTACCATAGTAGAGTAGTCATAGTACCAATATCATTGATTGATTTCAGTGTTATATATATGAGTGGTCTTTGTAGTTAATCGAGGGGTTTTCTATAGAGCAGTAGTTAATTGCACAATTGTAGTTGAGCTTAATATATCATGGAGGTAACGTGGTTAATAATCTATCTTTCATAATTTTAGACAGTATCCCGAAACATTTTAAAGAGAGCATCTGATAGTGACTTAACCTAATAATAATTTCGatagattgaaaattttattttcgaaACGAATTTAAAAATCCATATACCCGTTTGAATATCCAAAATCCAACTATTTAAGACAAACTAAATGCCAATGTATTTGCCTGAGGATAGATGTTTCCTACTGTTTGCCATTGACTGTTCTGACACAGTGACACCACTACCCCAAATTCCACGAAGGACACGTGCATATTTTAACCCCCTTAGAATTCTTCATTAACAACaatattttgttggaatttcATCTTCTCACTAACACTCGTAGCAGTTAACCACCATTACTagctatttatataatttaacatCTAAAatcttttttcacaaaaagatattaataaataataattgctATTTATATAATTGAAATTCCATAAAATTTCCTTCAACAGCCACACGTTCAACCTTTTTTCCCCCTTCTATGCTCATTCTTAATTGTTTTCTACCCTAACATGCCTCCCAAGTTCGACACAATTTCAGCCATTCTAACCACAAACCATTGTAAAATATGGTCATCGACAgtgaagataataaaattagggtaaattacactcaccttccctaaattttttttaaataacacaCAAACCTCCTCTAGTTTAGAACTGAACATTCACCTCCCTTATTGACTACTGTGGAAATTTCTAGAATACAAATTGAGGAAGGGACAACTTCTAATCAATTTTCTCCCACGCCCATTTTTTATAGTGAGAACAAATATTACACTACTCTTGTTAGCGAGGGTTCTCAGTTCCTAACACTTTaacatctaatctaatctaGTGTCATCcaaaatattctttttcttttttattagatttttaatcatttaacaTCCTAGCTTAGATATTTGTTAGGGATTAGAGAATCAATACTGCTGTGTGATTTTGATAGCTAGAGTAATAAATGTTGAAAAAGAGAAGATAATCATCTTCTAGCAGTCGAAGTAGAtaaatttagacaaagattatAAGTTAATTGCAATTTCCCATTCGTCTTCATCAATGTGGAATAGGAATGAATCGTAGATCTTGGGACAAGGTTGAAAAAGATTATAAAGATCAAATGAGTTGTGTTGCAGTGGAATAAGAATAAACCCGAAAGAGAAGAAGCTGGAACGTTTTAGGCTAACAGTGTTATTTTATAAGGGTGGTGCCTGTTTTTTAGTAACTAGATGGGGTTTATGTAttgtttaaagaaattttatagGAGGTGAGTGTAATTTTCTCATAAGATTATGGAGACTTCCAAATTTTAAATATCCAAATAAATATTAGTTTATTCAGATGATTTTACTATATGAAAAGGTATCTTTTATATAGAATAGATTTTCATTGTCATGCCTAATCACAAGAGCAATCTTCCTTTgctcatattaaaaaaaaaagtacatcaatgatattttcatgctatttttttttatttcaagaaatatattattatattattatcaattatattaatattcaTTAATCGGATAAGTATGAAATTTGTCATGTTTCTTTTTGTggtatttataatattttttgttgtcgATCGAATTTGTCAAGTCAAATAAAGATAAATGCAATCAAATcgaaattttattttcttacatttttcaatttagtttatttataatttttgaattcATCTacctataaaaaataaacattgttCAAGTTGCATAACACATGTCACTATACTAGTATACTAAAAATAAGAGATTAATTTGTATACATTGCcaatctttttaaatgacaaatgcCACCTAAAAGTCACACACAAGTGCAAGGTTCTAGATTTGAATTCAAGCAAGATGTCCATCCTAAGAATATCGGCATTATCAATTGAACCTAAACTATATTTacaatgtaaaacttttttacaaATGTATCCAATCAAATTACACCTTAGTGTCACTTTTATAAATAGTTTTTAattattactacctccgttcctttttaattgttatattttgacattttacataaaccaagacaataaaaaattgatactacttttgatataataagttatacttttactataatgaccttattcatttaatatatcatttcttatatttctctctccgcaataaataactaaggattatattggtaaaacaacatttaatgttgcattgaactttgaaaaatgacagttaaatagaaacaattttttttcttcaaaagtgacacttaaaaaggaacggatgaAATAGATGATTTGTTGGATGCATGTGtacaaattaaattcttaaagaaatagaattaatactacaaaataaataaataattgaatcaCATGTTATGCAATTATTTAATCACTTTTCAACATCAATGATTTCAAttagaggtgtcaaatgggccggcccaGCCCGGCCCAAGCCCGAGAGGCCCGACTATAGAAATGGGCCAGCCTGGCCCGGCCCGGGTGGGccatgggccagcccggcctggcccgtttgtgttttatttttaaattttattcactttttttatatattttcttatgtattagttactcaccattatttttttgctaaaatatgattggatggacataaaaatataaataatttttacattaacattgaataataattaaactcaagattattctttcaattaaatcaaattaataatttataaactttaaaattttaaaaccgtaagctaaattcatccatatttattaagtttatttatttaaatatttttttgttaataaattttaaattagttgataattttttaaaaaatatgttgttttttaacaaaaataaaatgaaatatgggccAATGGGCCGGCCCAAATCCCGGTGGGCCAGCCCGGCCCGGCCCAACTTTTGTCTGGCCCAAATGGGCTTGGGCCAAAAAAGCCCGAGCGCattttttggttagttttttaggcccggcccgggccaatgggccggcccatgagcccggcccatttttgacagctctaatttCAATAGAGGTCACTTTTCCAACATCAATAATTGAATCACATGTTATCACAATGGGGACTCACTTCACACAGGCTgtaatattttctcttttgaaaGACACAACCTGCAAAACCACACATAGACTCCAAAACCACTACTCTCTATTGAAAACTGTtggctttctctctctctctctctcagttgtattgcatttatttttatgagaaatgatatctgTACAAttaatttgtgacaacttttgtacaactttctctctcatactcatatgaTGGTCTTATcgtctctcttcctttttctctctccattgtttttgaccaataagaagagagaaaaacaaggttgtcactaaagttgtcatggaatggatgtacaaatatcattgctctatttttattatttacaaTTAATTGTTTTGAAACAGTTTAGCATTAtaataagggaaatgctaaccggtgctccTGGGGTTCtagttaaggatatgaaaaaggaaattatatagtagttaatacattgaaattgtgtaattaattgataataaagtcaaaaacagttttctaTTACggtaataatttctttttatggtatgcttaatcAGTATCCACGAGCACCGGTTAGCAGAACCCTtataataataacatttttttgactAATGTACTACCttatatcatatttatttatatttaccaCTAGTATTTACTAGTagtatttattttcctttaattttccttcaaagcTACCTGCAAACCTGAATCTCTTTACTACACACAGTACCAACTATTTGCTTTTTATCAATGCTTTTCTCAATActtcaattattcattcacaacataacCGTGTAGTTTTCTTCAGCCTTATCTCTTTACCATTTACAAGATAGTTCTAAATAGAAGATGGCTGCAACTTTGGTGGGAGGGGCTTTTCTCTCTGCTACTGTTCAGACTTTAGTTGCGAAACTTGCTTCACAAGAGTTTTGTGATTACATCAGAAACACCAAGCTGAATTCCTCACTGTTGGCAGAGTTGGAAACAACACTGCTCGCTCTTCAGGTGGTGCTGGATGATGCAGAACTGAAGCAAATCACCAACACTGCTGTCAAACAATGGATGGATCAACTGAAAGATGCAATCTATGATGCTGAGGATTTGCTTAACCAAATCAATTACGACTCCCTGCGATGTACGGTGGAGAAGAAACAAGCTGAAAACATGACTAATCAGGTTTGGAACCTCTTTTCATCTCCTTTTAAAAATCTCTATGGAGAGATCAATTCACAAATGAAGATTATGTGTCAAAGGCTGCAACTTTTTGCACAACAAAGAGATATCCTTGGCTTGCAAACTGTGAGCGCGAGAGTTTCTCTAAGAACGCCTTCAAGTTCAATGGTAAATGAATCTGTTATGGTTGGTAGGAAGGATGATAAGGAGAGACTCGTTAGTATGTTGATATCTGACAGTGGCACTACCAATAGTAGTATTGGTGTGGTTGCAATTTTGGGTATGGGCGGTGTTGGCAAAACCACTCTTGCCCAACTTCTTTATAATGATAAAGAAGTTCAAGACCATTTTGATCTGAAAGTCTGGGTTTGTGTATCGGAGGATTTCGATATTCTGAGAGTAACTAAAACCATTCATGAATCTGTCACCTCAAGAGCTGGCGAAAGCAATAATCTTGATTCTCTTCGAGTTGAGTTGAATAAAAACTTGAGGGATAAAAGATTTTTGTTAGTGCTGGACGATCTGTGGAATGATAGTTATAATGATTGGGATGAGTTAGTAACTCCATTGATTAACGGCAAAACAGGAAGTAGGGTGATCATCACAACACGCCAACAAAAAGTTGCGGAGGTTGCACACACGTTTCCTATTCACAAAGTAGATCCTCTATCAGATGATGACTGTTGGTCGTTACTTTCAAAGCATGCATTTGGAAGTGAAGTCCGTGGTGGTAGTAAATGCCCAAATCTGGAAGAAATTGGTAGAAAGATCGCCAAAAAATGTGGTGGGTTGCCCATAGCTGCTAAAACGCTCGGTGGAATTTTGCGTTCAAAGGTAGATGCTAAAGAGTGGAGTACAATTCTAAATAGTGACATATGGAACTTACCAAATGATCATATTTTACCTGCTTTGCGTCTAAGTTATCAATATCTTCCCTCACATTTGAAAAGATGTTTTGCCTATTGCTCAATTTTTCCGAAGGATTTTCCACTTGACAAGAAGGAATTGATTTTGTTATGGATGGCAGAAGGCTTCCTAGAGCGTTCTCAACGTAATAAAACAGCTGAGGAAGTAGGCCATGACTACTTTATTGAATTGTTATCCAGGTCcttaattcaacaatcaaatgatgatggaaaagaaaaatttgttaTGCACGACCTTGTCAATGATTTAGCCTTAGTGGTGTCAGGAACAAGTTGCTTCAGGCTTGAATTTGGTGGTAACATGTCTAAAAATGTTCGTCATTTTTCATATAATCAAGGAGATTACGACTTTTTCAAGAAGTTTGAGGTTCTCTACGATTTCAAGTGCTTGCGAAGCTTTCTACCCATTAACCTACGCAACTGGGTAGGAGGATATTACTTATCTAGTAAGGTTGTTGAAGATTTAATACCCAAACTCAAACGGTTACGCGTGCTATCCTTAAAATATTATCGAAACATCAACATACTGCCAGAATCAGTTGGTAGTTTGGTGGAGTTGAGGTATTTAGATCTCTCATTCACTGGAATTAAAAGCTTACCTAATGCAACATGCAATCTTTACAATCTGCAAACCTTGAATTTAACACAATGTGAAAACCTCACTGAGTTGCCACTACATTTTGGAAAGTTAATTAACTTACGGCACCTTGATATTAGTAAGACAAATATAAAGGAGATGCCAATGCAAATTGTTGGACTCAATAACCTGCAAACATTAACTGATTTTTCAGTCGGCAAGCAAGACACCGGGTTA
It encodes:
- the LOC11407790 gene encoding putative disease resistance RPP13-like protein 1; the encoded protein is MAATLVGGAFLSATVQTLVAKLASQEFCDYIRNTKLNSSLLAELETTLLALQVVLDDAELKQITNTAVKQWMDQLKDAIYDAEDLLNQINYDSLRCTVEKKQAENMTNQVWNLFSSPFKNLYGEINSQMKIMCQRLQLFAQQRDILGLQTVSARVSLRTPSSSMVNESVMVGRKDDKERLVSMLISDSGTTNSSIGVVAILGMGGVGKTTLAQLLYNDKEVQDHFDLKVWVCVSEDFDILRVTKTIHESVTSRAGESNNLDSLRVELNKNLRDKRFLLVLDDLWNDSYNDWDELVTPLINGKTGSRVIITTRQQKVAEVAHTFPIHKVDPLSDDDCWSLLSKHAFGSEVRGGSKCPNLEEIGRKIAKKCGGLPIAAKTLGGILRSKVDAKEWSTILNSDIWNLPNDHILPALRLSYQYLPSHLKRCFAYCSIFPKDFPLDKKELILLWMAEGFLERSQRNKTAEEVGHDYFIELLSRSLIQQSNDDGKEKFVMHDLVNDLALVVSGTSCFRLEFGGNMSKNVRHFSYNQGDYDFFKKFEVLYDFKCLRSFLPINLRNWVGGYYLSSKVVEDLIPKLKRLRVLSLKYYRNINILPESVGSLVELRYLDLSFTGIKSLPNATCNLYNLQTLNLTQCENLTELPLHFGKLINLRHLDISKTNIKEMPMQIVGLNNLQTLTDFSVGKQDTGLSVKEVGKFPNLRGKLCIKNLQNVSDAIEAYDVNMRKKEHIEELELQWSKQTEDSRTEKDVLDILQPSFNLRKLIIRLYGGTSFPSWLGDPLFSNMVSLCISNCEYCVTLPPLGQLPSLKDLTIEGMTMETIGLEFYGMTVEPSISLFRPFQSLESLQISSMPNWKEWIHYENDEFNFPRLRTLCLSQCPKLKGHLPSSLPSIDEINITGCDRLLTTPPTTLHWLSSLNKIGINWSTGSSQWLLLEIDSPCVLQGATIYYCDTLFSLPKIIRSSICLRFLILYDVPSLAAFPTDGLPTSLQSLRIDDCPNLAFLPLETWGNYTSLVTLHLWNSCYALTSFPLDGFPALQDLSIYGCKNLESIFITKNSSHLPSTLQSFAVYECDELRSLTLPIDTLISLERLLLGDLPELTLPFCKGACLPPKLRSIDINTVRIATPVAEWGLQHLTSLSSLYIGGDDDIVNTLLKERLLPISLVSLYISNLCEIKSFDGNGLRHLSSLKTLSFYNCPRLESLSKDTFPSSLKILRIRKCPLLEANYKSQRWEQLSIPVLEINGEVII